In Coffea arabica cultivar ET-39 chromosome 9e, Coffea Arabica ET-39 HiFi, whole genome shotgun sequence, the genomic window atattaaaatttaagatTCCATGGCAACCTAATGTTTATAAATTGGAGATCCAAGCTCTTCATTCAAAGGCCAAACTTTTAATTGTCTTACCGTGACTTGGAATCCTTTTTAAAATGCAAATGATGTGGGCTCGAAGTTGCTGGGTGCAACTTTAATTGGCACTGAAGACAACGTGATCTCCAGAATTAAACTTGTATTGAAATCATAGTGCTAAGTTTGTTTTGCAATGCTAAGAATGTAATGTACCAAGATGTTAAATACACGATGATATATCCTTATCTTGTTTCCTGAAACTTTCCTAGATTAATTGTTTGTGATTAATTGCATCGAAGATATTCTCTTAAGCCATCCCACTCTAAGGATGAAGGAGATGAAGCATCACATATTTCTGAAGGATCCACTCTGCTTAAAGTTAATCATTAATCTAGCCTCTTAAAAGGTAGCTTGGAAGTAAAGAAGAGATTGTTTGTTGACTTGTAATACATGCCTCCAATTGTGGACTTTAGGACATTTTAGTTCTCAGATGTTTTATGTGTATGTGACTTTGAACTTTCAGGTAAAACATTGGGTTCCCTAGCAAATTGCCTCTTTACATTCTGATACATGCTCTGAATTCACTAtagtacaattttttttttttctccattgTTGCGTTTCAGACTCTCTCAGCACCTGATCTACGTGATCCAGAAATATCTGCTCTTATAGCCGTCAAAATGAGGGAATTTCATGAACTTGATATGCCTGCCCTGAAGACTATCCTCCTCTGGGATAGACTGCGGTATGCTCGTCTAAATTCAAGTCATCTTTGACAAAAGAGGCTAAGTTGACACCTTTACCAAAATGAAGGTCTTTGAATGGTTACAgataattattttcattttcattcaatAGATGTTTGATGAGGCTTTTCATGCATTGATTTTGCAGCAATTGGTTGAATGCTGCCAAGAACATGTGTTCACCGGAAGAAGCTAAGGCCTTTTCCCTGGATACCCTACAGGATGAAATATCTGGCATGCAAGAGAAAATGACAAGTGACAATCAACAAATAGGTTTCTGCCACAATGACTTACAGTATGGGAACATAATGATTGATGAAGAGACCAGATCCATTACCATAATAGTAAGTATAACTGCTGTCTACTTTTGTGCTTTCTGATTATAGCATGTTGAAGGAAAATTCTTGTAGTTTCATGTGATCCTCATCCTTTATATTATGTTGAAGTAATAAAGTCAGCTGGGTAATCTACCAGTTGGCAAAATTTGCTAATTGATTTCTTtactagttttgtttcttttcagtAAGTATATTGCGCTGAAGTAGAATCAGGGAAAATAACTGTAGCTGcagtttctctttttgtttcaaTTGAATAACCGTCCAGTTATTTATATACTTGGTAAACATGGAGTACGTTGGAAATGTTCCATCTTGTGATCAGGATAAGTATTCTGCCTGAGATTGTGACCTGATTTTTCCTTCAAGTGGGTTCTTATATTACAGAGATCTGTGgtccttttttttgttaatgAGCTTGTTATCTTATATTCCATGGTTTTGCTCCTCCTTAATATGGGGTAATTTGTTTTGCAAGTGAATTCAAGTGattcaatttcaaataaaaCGTAGTGTTACTGAATCACCTCCTTttgttttgtgtgtgtgtgtgtgtctccATTGTGACTTTCTGTAGAATTAAGCGAATATGCTTTTACTTGATAGCTATCTATGTCTCTCTGCTTAAAAACAGAGTaatctcttcttcctcttcttctttcctTCTGTATTCTATATAGTTTTATTCATTGTTAATCTTTTATAAATCATGTTGTTGTTGTTCACAGGATTATGAATATGCAAGTTACAATCCTGTTGCTTTTGATATTGCAAATCACTTCTGTGAAATGGCTGCTGACTATCATACAGAAACCCCTCATATTTTGGACTACAGTAAATATCCCGGTGAGTCTGTACAGTTTTCTTTGTGTAAGGTTGAAAACCGAATCTGAATTGCTTTTCACTGACCAAGAACTTGGAACAGATGTCGAGGAGCGCAAGCGGTTTGTCCAGATATATTTAAGTAATTCAGGTACCGAACATTTTAAAtccccctccctccctccctctctctctctctctctctctccctgtGCATTATATGAGGGGTGTTTGTCTGTGGTGTATGTAAAGGTATATGTATGCATTGCTTGTCTATTGTATATGATGGGGGGCATTGGAGATTATTCAGATTATGTAGCTTAGATGCATGCCTACAACAATCAAATTTGTAGCCATCAGTGCCTGACACGTTACCCAAGGCATACTTCAGCTACGTGATATACAGCCTACGTTCTAATTTCTCTATGAATGGGGCTTGTATTGTCCCATGCTGTAGTACCTTTTGCATGGATTTGCTCACGCTCACTTGGGATAGTCCAAACTTCATCCTGCCTGTGAAGTCTTGATGTATCTAATTCACTAACCAGTTGATGCAGTCTCCTACTTTACTTCGCCAAAGGGGGCCTTTCCCAAATGGTAGAACATAAAAGTCTCCATTTGATCAATGAAAGAGGATCCATCATTTGTCAGATCATGAGGCTTTTATGTCTTAGAAGTGAATCAAACATTAATGTAAATGCTGGCCATCAACCAAATATTAGCGCATACAAAAGGAATTTAGTAAAAACAAATAGTGATCTACACGTGCAGAGGTAAGCATCTGGAATATGTCCTATTAAGAGTTAATATATACTGCGCCTCATCAATTGCTTCACGAACCACTCAAAGGAAAATGAAGAGTAGCTGTTGTAAGAAATATTGAGGTAATCAATATGCATTTTTTCTGTCTTTGGCACCATAAGGGATTACCTGCAAAGTATGGGTGATGGATTAGTCACCTTAGCGACCTTGGTTCCATAAGCAGCAGCCCTTCTAGTGAAACGGTTGAGAACCAAGGTCCAGCAGAATAGGGAGTCTTCCCTTATGTCACCTCAACACTTGCCAGCAAGCAAGGGCAGTCGATAGGCCATAGAATAccaaagaaaaagacaaaagacAAGGGATATTGTGTTCAAGTCAAGTTGTCAAACCCTGATAAGAAGTTTTTCTATGTAGGTTCGAATCCTGCTTCTCCCACTTCTTGTTGTAGGCTTCAGAGATAGAAAATAGGCATTCGTCAGGTAGGAAGGCCAACCAAGCGATTTTTGCATGCACTGATGCTAAAAGAACATGCGTTAAGAAATTTTAATCAGGGGGTCCAAGTCTAGTATTTGTTAATTTCCAGTGCTTTTTCGTTTTCaatagaagaaaattttggatgAACTTTCTTATAAGTTCCAATCTCAATCTTTGTGATCTTTTGTGTAGGTGATCAACCTAATGCCTTTAAGGTGGACCAGCTAGTCCAAGAAGTAGAGAAATATACTCTTGCAAGCCATCTCTTCTGGGGCCTGTGGGGAATTATCTCGGTACTGTATGAGATCCATTCACTGCATAAATGTTTTAGTACACTATTATAATACTCTGAGCATTAAATGGTTTTAGTCTCGAATACTATTAGTTAATTACTTGCACCAGGCTAAGAGAAACACTCAAATGTTACAAGCTAAAAAAGTCTAATCTAGACAGCAACAAGGATGTGCGCAAAGCAATTATGAAAAATCAAACGTGTGGTATGTGGAATTTGGGTGATAGAGGTTTACCGAGAAGATAATTGCTTTCTTGACCATGAGGCACCACAGTGTCCTGTGCACATCTGTAGTTACTTCTTTATTTCTCAATTTCCCATAGAATAAGTTGCTTTGTGCTTATACTGAAGGCATGATTGTACCTTATAAGGTGTCTGAAATGTTTTATCTGCTGAGTCATCCTCTTTGACGGAGTTGCATGTTTGTACCAAGTTAAAATGGTTGTGGACTAGAATATCTCCTATAGTTAGTTGGTCTCTCCTAGTATTCAGTGCCTTCGACAAATGTGAACAAGTTATAGTATTCATTCATTTCACAGAATAAGTACTTTGTGCTGAAAAAATGTCATTCGACTGCTCAAACAAGGATCAGAGCCAGTATTTTCTGATGCTTTCCTGATCTCTGTCCTCCCACATGATTACAAAGGATAAATTTATGCCCTTCATCAATTGACAGTTTATGTCTCAAAATGGTTGTAATGTTTTTCTCCTGGTTTCTCTATTTTTGGTCTCTAAGATCTAAATGCTAGAAATGAGTCATCTGTACAAGCAGGGACTTTGGCAGTTGATTGGGTTTCTGTCCAGGCTTTTGGATACTTTGTGGAACTGGTTTGTATAGCAAACTGTGGTTATTTATGAAATCATGTTCAAATTTGGTTGCCCCTTAAATAACAAGAGATATCTCTTGTAATTGTTTCAACATATATTGACACACAGAACAGGGGTGATTGGTAGGGCTATATAGGTATTAGGAGTACTTTTAGGTTATGGATTTTGCGGTCCTCAAGATAATTTCTGACAGTTTTGAAGTTGGCTTAGTATTACAGTTAAAGATACCGGCACTTGACATAGTTGATATCGTCTCATTTTAAATAATAAGACTTCATTGAGCGTCTTAATGATAAGATTCATGCATATTTACAAATTCAGTGTTCAACTTAACTGCATTGATTTTTTTCAGGAACACGTTAACAAAATCGACTTCGATTATTTGGAGTATGCTAGGCAGAGGTTTCAGCAGTACTGGTTAAAGAAGCCAGATCTATTGTGCTAGGGCTATACTTTAACAGGTAAGAACTGATGGTAATCTTGGAGCATGAGCTTTTATTCATATGGAGTTGTCTTGATATCCAGTGGACAAGAAGAGTACATAATCCCAGTATATTGCATACAAATCATTCCCTATGGGACAAGCTGCTCTTTTATCATTCTGTATTTTGTTGGACCTAGGAAGTCCAACTTGTGTGCCACTGTGATCATAAATTTTGATTCAAAGAGATCGATGAGagaaatgcatgaaaatgtctTCTTCCATTTCAGACTCGAAAGATTTTATAATTCTTTATCATTATTTACTTGTGTGCAGGCTAGCAAGCAAAGTATGATACTCTGTGCCAACTCTTTATGTGCATATGTGGAAGCTGGACAGTTCATAAGTCGGTCTTTTGGCAGCCCCTGCCATTTTGGCTTCTTCCTGTAAGTAGACAAATACCATGTCCAGCGTAGCAGTCCACCAGAAACATGGGAATCAATTTTTGAGTAGGATTTTTTCATCATCTATGGGTGCTAGTCATCGACATGAAATGCTGCTGTGATATCTTTTTTGGCTGCTTGTCAAGTTGTTGAAAATTTAAGTCAGGTGATTGGAATTTTCTTGGCTAAGGAAAGGTGCAAGTGGCTGTTATCCTCTGTAAAGCAAGAGAGTGTTTTTTTGATTAGTTAGGGTGCAAAATTATGATTGATTTTTTCATTAAATGTAAGACATTCTTTTCATGCTTTGATATCTTTGTTAGTTTCTTCTATTTGTGAAGAGCATAAAATCTGAactcttttttttaaagttttttatttatttattttttggttgtTAAGTTGATGTACATTACATTGTTTTCTTGCAATAGCagttttccttaatttctcaagagTAAAACATGGGAATTACAATTCAAGAACTAGAATTGAAAGCTTACAAACTCAAGGTAGTAGGCAGCTTGAATGCAGAAGTAAAACCTCGAATTAAAAGCTTACAAACTCAAGTCCCTAAGAGCCCCTTTAGATTgttactccttttttttttaaaattcttgtaaaaaaaaaaatactatagtgaattgatgtatatgagataataAAGTAATTGACAAATGTGTTTatagaaaatacaaaaaattttctatctttaaaaaattacaatccagaCAAAGTGTGAGTTATCTGAACGCATATGGATATTTGGGTTGAGGATTAAAAATTCCAATCTACCAAAATCTCTTCATACCACTAAACAAGATAAATtacctttttctttaaaactctTTTATGTCAATTTGTACAAAAGATTGTTTGAGAAGAAATACTAAAAATTGAAACGAAACGATTAAATTAGGCACTACATG contains:
- the LOC113709341 gene encoding probable choline kinase 2, encoding MSQRVLFKLPNSAAPLTPNSILFHDQSPQRPFQNFLPPATFLPPFPTNEPTTLRKIPRKSTSLPPIMGSFQNQSNSPAENSSNNNDCIPEEAKKILRALASKWEDTINPDQLQVIPLKGAMTNEVFQIKWPTTHERSRKVLVRIYGKGVDIFFDRENEIKTFEFMSQKGQGPRLLARFSNGRVEEFIRARTLSAPDLRDPEISALIAVKMREFHELDMPALKTILLWDRLRNWLNAAKNMCSPEEAKAFSLDTLQDEISGMQEKMTSDNQQIGFCHNDLQYGNIMIDEETRSITIIDYEYASYNPVAFDIANHFCEMAADYHTETPHILDYSKYPDVEERKRFVQIYLSNSGDQPNAFKVDQLVQEVEKYTLASHLFWGLWGIISEHVNKIDFDYLEYARQRFQQYWLKKPDLLC